A genome region from Deinococcus roseus includes the following:
- a CDS encoding MOSC domain-containing protein gives MGQVVAVHLSESHTFSKTPQPSIQLLTGLGVDGDAHQGTTVKHRSRVAQNPNQPNLRQVHLIHAELHDTLNEQGFQVAAGQMGENITTRGIELLALPVGTRLHLGAEALVEITGLRNPCQQINNFQAGMMQAVLDRDEEGNLIRKAGVMGIVLQGGTVLPGDEIRVELPEGEHRKLQPV, from the coding sequence ATGGGTCAAGTTGTTGCCGTTCACCTCAGTGAAAGCCACACCTTCTCGAAAACCCCCCAGCCCAGCATCCAACTGCTGACCGGCCTTGGGGTGGACGGGGATGCCCACCAGGGAACCACCGTCAAGCACCGTTCCAGGGTGGCCCAGAACCCCAACCAGCCCAACCTGCGGCAGGTGCACCTGATTCATGCAGAGCTGCACGACACTTTAAATGAACAGGGTTTTCAGGTGGCAGCAGGTCAGATGGGCGAAAACATCACCACACGCGGGATTGAATTGCTGGCCCTTCCGGTGGGCACCCGCCTGCACCTTGGCGCAGAAGCCCTGGTGGAGATCACGGGGCTGCGCAACCCCTGCCAGCAGATCAACAACTTTCAGGCAGGCATGATGCAGGCCGTTCTGGACCGGGATGAAGAAGGCAACCTGATCCGCAAAGCCGGAGTGATGGGCATTGTTCTGCAAGGCGGAACGGTGCTGCCCGGAGATGAAATCCGGGTGGAGCTGCCTGAAGGGGAGCACCGGAAGTTACAACCTGTTTGA